The following are encoded in a window of Onthophagus taurus isolate NC chromosome 3, IU_Otau_3.0, whole genome shotgun sequence genomic DNA:
- the LOC111419669 gene encoding serine protease snake-like: MRGPIRTFLVLTLILFVKSQEFQKCNLRNGAVGTCQHVLQCTSAKKELQQRLHPISCGFSGRYPLVCCDQNKAEIAQGRTSNRISEEKCQEYLKLDIKTTISTTTTTTTPKPAKTFSFNPYVIKGVNAYYEEYPHMAILGYGPSKNLEFKCGGSLISDQFVLTAGHCLESRESGPVSSVRLGDLDIASTVELAEPQNFKVQKVFTFPEYDSESFYHDIALIKLDRPVIYTRYVKPACLQSKFELENNNLTITGWGALEFGGQSHSYLQKAPLRSLPAENCARSLPKQAKLANGFDEELQICGGDLETMVDACQGDSGGPMQLKIQELPQMYRIAGVTSFGNNCGLVPGVYTRVSNYISWIESIVWPN; encoded by the exons ATGCGTGGTCCGATTCGGACGTTCTTAGTATTAACTCTCATTTTATTCGTTAAATCTCAAG aatttcaaaaatgtaacttACGAAATGGAGCCGTTGGAACATGTCAACACGTCTTACAATGTACCTCGGCCAAGAAAGAACTTCAGCAAAGATTACATCCTATTTCATGTGGATTCTCTGGTAGATATCCTCTGGTTTGTTGCGATCAAAACAAAGCTGAAATTGCCCAAGGAAGAACTTCAAATAGAATTAGCGAAGAAa AATgtcaagaatatttaaaattagacATCAAAACTACGATATCAACCACCACTACTACAACAACACCAAAACCTGCGAAGACATTTTCGTTTAATCCTTATGTTATTAAAGGTGTGAATGCCTATTATGAAGAATATCCCCATATG GCTATTTTGGGATATGGTCCATCAAAAAACCTCGAATTTAAATGTGGTGGGAGCTTAATCAGTGATCAATTCGTCCTAACAGCAGGTCATTGTTTAGAATCAAGAGAGTC tggACCAGTTTCTTCGGTAAGATTGGGCGATTTAGACATAGCTTCAACAGTGGAACTTGCGGaacctcaaaattttaaggtccaaaaagtttttactttccCAGAATACGATTCCGAATCTTTTTACCACGATATAGCTCTAATTAAATTGGATCGTCCGGTCATTTACACGAGATACGTAAAACCTGCTTGTTTACaatcaaaatttgaattagaaaataataatttaacgaTAACTGGTTGGGGAGCTTTAGAATTTGGTGGTCAATCGCATAGCTATCTTCAAAAGGCTCCTTTACGCAGTTTGCCGGCAGAGAATTGTGCGAGAAGTCTTCCTAAACAAGCGAAATTAGCGAATGGTTTTGATGAAGAGTTGCAAATATGCGGGGGAGATCTAGAAACTATGGTGGATGCGTGTCAAGGTGATTCTGGTGGACCGATGCAATTGAAAATTCAAGAATTACCGCAAATGTATAGGATTGCTGGGGTTACATCGTTTGGAAATAATTGCGGGTTAGTTCCCGGGGTTTATACAAGAGTCTCCAACTATATTTCTTGGATTGAATCCATAGTTTGgccaaattaa
- the LOC139429497 gene encoding protein FAM200B-like — MEKQISRRVLRFRLISSDPDQIRAEASVSSASTNKEVKANKRVRKFDDEFIKYGFVCTEDDEPRARCVMCLTVLSNESLKPNKLHRHLHTKHPESIGKPVEFFQKKVGHLKCKQHFMTTFTDVNQKALEASYRVSYRIAKSGKPYTIAEDLIVPAVQDIAAIMFGEKEMQQISQIPLSDTTVSRRIFEMAENVENEIIMRIRKSLDSIIVSTLVQLLKEPSRSSRQDQI, encoded by the exons ATGGAGAAACAAATATCGAGAAGAGTGCTTCGATTTCGGTTGATTTCTTCCGACCCGGACCAAATACGTGCTGAAGCTTCTGTTTCCTCAGCGTCGACAAATAAAGAAGTAAAAGCAAACAAACGGGTTCGTAAGTTCGATGATGAGTTTATAAAATATGGTTTCGTATGTACTGAAGATGATGAACCAAGGGCTAGATGTGTAATGTGTCTGACAGTGCTGTCAAACGAGTCACTGAAACCAAATAAACTGCACAGACACCTACACACAAAACACCCAGAATCCATAGGTAAACCCGTTGAattttttcagaaaaaagtaggtcatttgaaatgtaaacaacattttatgaCTACTTTTACCGACGTTAACCAAAAAGCATTGGAGGCTTCATATCGAGTAAGCTATCGTATAGCAAAATCTGGCAAACCGTACACAATTGCTGAAGACTTAATTGTTCCAGCAGTCCAAGATATAGCAGCCATTATGTTTGGCGAAAAGGAAATGCaacaaatatctcaaataCCACTCTCGGATACCACAGTTAGCCgcagaatatttgaaatggcagaaaatgtggaaaacgaaattataatgagaattcgaaaaa gTTTAGATTCGATAATAGTCTCGACGCTAGTACAACTGTTAAAAGAACCGTCAAGATCATCACGTCAAGATcagatttaa